One window of Manihot esculenta cultivar AM560-2 chromosome 17, M.esculenta_v8, whole genome shotgun sequence genomic DNA carries:
- the LOC122722199 gene encoding uncharacterized protein LOC122722199 has translation MEGTPAAEKVSLASYHLRGEANEWWQWLRRTHTEAGTTVTWDIFSEELWSRFGPTDCEDFDESLSKIQQTGPLRDYQREFERLGNRVKGWTQKALVGTFMGGLKPEIAEGIRMFKPKTLKDAISLARMKDEQLQRQKSDSKHESVLSPTRNKPSTPLKRLNWEEMQNRRTAGLCFNCNEKFTPGHRCAKPQLLLLDGRLETEEDDEGGGSEKALKLQRGLQF, from the exons ATGGAG GGAACTCCAGCTGCCGAAAAAGTTTCCTTGGCCTCTTATCACCTTCGAGGAGAGGCGAATGAATGGTGGCAGTGGCTTCGCCGAACTCACACTGAAGCGGGGACAACAGTGACGTGGGACATATTTTCTGAGGAATTGTGGTCTCGTTTTGGGCCCACTGATTGTGAGGATTTTGACGAATCCTTATCAAAAATTCAGCAAACAGGACCCCTACGTGACTATCAACGAGAATTTGAAAGACTGGGTAATCGGGTTAAGGGATGGACGCAGAAGGCGTTAGTGGGAACGTTTATGGGAGGTTTGAAGCCTGAAATTGCCGAAGGAATTCGAATGTTTAAACCGAAAACGTTAAAAGACGCCATCAGTTTGGCTCGGATGAAAGACGAGCAATTACAACGACAAAAGTCAGATTCTAAACATGAAAGTGTGTTGTCTCCGACAAGGAACAAGCCTAGCACTCCATTAAAGCGCTTAAACTGGGAGGAGATGCAGAATCGGCGAACAGCTGGTTTGTGTTTCAATTGCAATGAGAAGTTTACTCCTGGACATAGATGTGCAAAGCCACAACTGCTTCTTTTGGATGGTAGACTTGAAACCGAAGAGGATGATGAAGGCGGCGGTTCGGAAAAGGCACTTAAATTGCAGAGAGGTCTCCAATTTTGA